The nucleotide window TGTAAATAGTAAtggcttcttttctttctttcttttttttttctatttatttatctagggatgccttaattttctcaatatATTATTCATCATGATGTAAATATAACAAGATCCAATAAAGGACAAATTATGAATTCACATACTAATAGTTTAAGATATAGAAGATTACTATTGATTATGAATACTAATATATAAGTTGTTACTTTCAGAAGGGCACTAGACCCCTGATGAAGCAAAGAAGCATCTAAGATTCTGAACTAAAGCTTTTCCAAAAGGACAGAATTAAAAACTAGAATAGTCCTGATAAAAAGTTGAACTAAATTCACAAAATTCACTAGGACCAAAAAACTATACGCATGCCTTCAAGGTATATCTTAGCTCCACCAACTTCAACTCAAATGGATCACAGCAAGAAAATCCAGTTCCCTTATTGGATCTCAAAGGTGTTGCTGATGATTCTGACTTTGTTTGTTAGAGTGGAAGAAGCTGCTTCTACAAATGATCGTTTCTGCATCAGTGACTGTGACACATGTCCATTGATATGTTCACCTCCTCCTCCTACTCCTCTGATATCAATTTCTGCATCATATCCTCCACCACCATCACCACATTCGCCGCCGTCGCCATTGCCGCCTTTGAAGCCTAATTACAAGCCGCCTCTTTCAGGTTCAACAACTGAAGCACAGCCAACAGTAATATCAGGGCCACATGACTATTACTATCCCTATTACTACTTTTACTCATCatgttcttcttctctttcaaaTCATCATGCAccctttttcattttgttattgtTCCTAGTAGGATACTTTTCTTTAGTTGGTAAATGATAATAGGTAAAATCTAATGTTTGTGTTACCATAGTTTTATTCAAAGCTGAAGTAATATGTAATAATTAGCATTAggatatatatatttgtttgtATATCATATATACTCTTTTTTGTCTCCTCTGGTTTTTGAAATAATCGGTGTGTTTATTTCCAGTAACTATGAAATAAACGgggttttatatatatatactgagTATGCTCACCGTGATGTAATTTTATTTGGATTATTGGTAAAAGAAATTGCATGTTTAACATATTGACTACTTCTTAATTACCCCTTCTTGAATCTTGCTGAGGAAGTGTTCTTGAACCATAATGTTCCTTCAACCGTGGAGCGCTACATAAATATGGCTAAACTACTTCTATGCTTTATTATCAATCAAAAACTAAAATAGTCAATGTAAATAGATTTTAAGGAATTAAAGTAACATTAGACGAgccttctcccttttttttttttatttcttgcttCGTTTCATTTTTTCCCcttgttttttttcttgctttgttTCGTAAATCTAATTGTTTGAAAAGTACTTCTAGATTTTGAAAACAACACAGATGtctttttttactttatatttcaaAAGATGAAACTGAGCAATTATATGCTGCATTTATCCGTTGAAAACTTAGTAGAATTTTCAGGTGAATGTGTAATAATTTTAAGATTTGTGTAGTTATAAAACACATTGAATAAGAATCTTTTAACCAAGATTTTAGATATCTAATATCTTGTTGATTGTTTCAGCCCTTATAACTTAATACttgactgatttttttttgaataaatttgatGTTATAATAATCTAAAATTCATCTATGTGTCAAATTTTATGTGCAAGACGACTTTATATGAGAATCGTGAAACTCGGCAATATGAGAACGTCTGCTTTTAATCGAGCTATAGGTGCGCAGATCAATATTATTCACAATTTGGttaatcttttattattagCCGAGTTGAATCCACAAACCGAGCTCCAAGACCAACCTACCCAatgaaaaaattgcaaaaaatttCTTTGACTAATGATCCAAATACGTTCACCTATGTAGATACAGCTTTACATGAAcacaaaaaaagataaattccGACAATTCCTTCAACAAAATGTCAATCTATTTGCATGGACTCTCAAAGATATGTTAGGCATCGACCTTTTTGCAATCTCTCACAAATTGGCACTCAATCCGTCTATagcccaaaaaaaaaatgtaacctTGGCATAGATAAGTGACAAGCTTTCTTAGAGGAAACTAGAAGATTCATTTATGCAAGTTTCATATGTGAAATAAGGTTTACAACTTACTAGCTAATGTTGtcatggtaaaaaaaataataatgataaaagaTGCATGTGTTGATTTTACTTATTTGAACAAAGCTTGCTTTAATAATGTATATTTTTTGCCTTCTATCGATACTTTGGTTGATAATATctcttaatttaaaattttaaacttcatAGATGCATATTCTGGTTATAATCAGATTCTAATACATTTCTTAGATCAAAGATAAACTCATccattatttctgtttttacttaAATCAACTCAAatgacattaaaaaataaaatagtagctGTTTTTTATTCATTGAATACACCCTTTgccttttttaaaatatttttggtaattttaataaagTATGTTGAATTGAAACGACGTAAAAATATCTATTAGatcattaaaaatactaattgaaatAGTAAAACTTAGTTatgttattataaattaatgcctttatttttgttaaacgACCGTTAATACTTGTCtcgaatataaaaaaaatcaaataaaaaactaatttagatATTACAGaatgaataattaattattcatataCTAATTTGAgtcttaaaatatcttttacaGGAGTCTATCCTCTATGTTTTTTTGGCACCGAAATCTAACTCATTCCGACCAGAGACGAGGAAATAATCATTAGAGAACGAATTATACCACAGTGAACCTTCACATAAGTATTTCCCAAAAcgatgaaaaataattaaacatctCTAATCCGACGTCAAAAAATAATGCGATGATTAATTCAATTCGTGCATGATTGCATGCTGCGAAAGTgaacaatatatatattctcATTCATCACTCTTCTACACCTGTAAGATTAGGCAGGCATATACTCTTCATCAGTGagatttttattcttttacggACATTAGGGTATGatttttttagtgtaaaataaAATCCATACCCAGGTTTCCATTTCTGtgcatttttaatataattattttttggattaaATCAAATCATGATGCCCTTTCTACGATTTGACACATAAATTATTTGATAGTACGGTACCAAATTTGTTGAACATTATTATTAGGTTTAATTACCAATTAGTcgttataattttattaaatttttacattattcttatttttaaaaatttttttgccaaaaattataaaattaatgaaatattcttttaaaaaatatgtgattaaatatttaattaaatttttaattattaatatttttaatttatgaaaaatattctattaattttaatattttttatactgataaaaatttaattacaaaattaaaaatcatgtaaaagtccaatttaaaaaaattataaatatttaattataaattttataatattataaaaacgaactgaataattaaattttattattactcGTTGAATATTCATATACTAGTAAGGGCTACTCTTGTAGCTTAATTAGCTTAGCAGTCCACGCTTAATATTATGGGGATATGAGCATATATACCTTTTACTGAggcttataattattttaagcaGGTGCACTATATATTGACCTTATACTATATTAAACATTGGCAAAGCTAGGCAGGTGCAAAAAGAGCATTTcagttttttaattatttatcttttattattattggagCCTAATGTTTATGAACTTGATGGAGGTGTTACACTGTATTTATCCATTATATTAGGTGcacactaaaattagttatcattataaaatatatgatgaaatataaatacatattaaaaataaattaaactacacgtATATTTTTaggtaaatatattaatatataacttattttagtgactgattttgatatacaaataatatttttttatatatatttgaacTGAAAATTGCAAACAAATTATATATGCTCCTAAATGATTCACTTCCTCAGATGATCTCAAATGTCTCAAACATGGACCACCATAGCAATAGACATTTGAAACCAATTTTTGAAATCTTAATAACCTTGCCAAAAGGAGAACCTAGAAAAAAGCCCTAACCTATTTTCTATGAGCAATTCAGCTCATATTATATCTGCATGCCACACacttttccattcaattcaatatGTGCAACCACTGCACTCCATCACTTGACTATTTAATTAGTTAATCCTTTCACATCAAAATCTTTATGTATGTGATCTTGTTATAATTTACTTTACTTAGGACTCATCAAAATCCTAAATTACAGCATATAATCACATCATTCATTGCTTAAATCAATGGGGGGAATTGAAATTGAGCAATTTTTGTACAGCAATTTCTGGTTATTACTACTTTCCTTCATATCAAACTAGACACAACTCTAATACATTGTAAATATGGCGTTTCAAAAATTCTTCATATCAATCGTACATCTATGATACACAACCAATAAACATAAACCCTACAACAGTTTGTATCAATATAATGACAATTTAAGTTAGCTATAAGATCGATCTTGTTTTTCACAACCTGAAAGTGTTGAAAAACCAGTGTATATTATTATAGAAAACTATGTACAATAATATTTCTGTGTAAATAAAGGACTAGTTAGCATTTGGGTACTTTAATTTACACATACCAAATTTAAAGAGCactagaaaaatatataaagcaTCAAGACATACagctaataatatattatataaggCTGAAACATAAAACTAATAAGTTCCTCAATATAACGTCTGATTAATTAGGCGTATGTGttgactaataaaaatatcaataataatataaaattattttattaaactcaacTTTTGTAGTTTCATTATTATTACATCTAATATAATGCATTTATTTCAGagataattaatgaaaaaaaaatatagataaataactCATAAAAGAGTCAACTTTAAGCAATTAAAATTAAgaatcattaattttatattttttaaaataaaatttaaaataattactaattaatgataattaattagtatgaaatgtaatttaaaaatatatatattttttgccaAAAATAGTGAGATTCGAATTCGCAACCACTAAATGAGTAGAGAAAGATTAAACTATTTGAGATATAGTTcattaacaatttaaaaatacttgttGTTGGTTATCTATCGGGActattaatgaaaataaaataagataactttAGACCgatttaaactaatttaattatcttttaaatattttcataaaaataatatgtgCACCCAAAATTGATGAGAGATTAAAACTCAGTTCTAATTTACCGATCAATAGTCTTTTGTTTAAGCTGTAAGAAACTCAGCAAAACCCTAAGAATAAGATATATAACTGATGTTTATTCACAGTCAGAATCAAAAGAAAGCTAGGATCTggcaaaattatttatttaacctGTAATTCAACGGATTACAGATAGTTGACTAAGTATTAACAGCATTCAAACTTGATCCATCAATTAGAATTACAGATTATTGTAACTCTTTGAAGGAGGATCTGCATCTAATTAATCCATATGAGATAACTAAACAGAAATTAAGCACCCATCAACACATACATACATACCTACTGTGATGAAAATGTTATAGGATGATTCCAACCTGCAAGCTAGGGTTATTAATTACTCTTCTTTAGCATTTATAAAggctaaaataacaaaaagaaataaacattattagtaaaatttaaaaaataaaatactataaCAAGAGAGATAGCTTGGGGTGACAGATAAAGAGTGAGCACACATAGTTTCGAGTATTAAACACCATACAAAAAAATACTATGTGTGCTCACTCTCTTCTGTCACCTCCCTTACCCTTTCTGAACTCGATATACATATTATATGTATGGCGGATCgaaatttattgaatattttggaTGTAACCTTTCATGTTGAACCTATAGAAGCACTTGGACTAGAAAAACAAACCAATTAGCCCTAAAACTATATATATGCATGTTCCTTTGTTTTGGAACTTGAGATTTTGTGTGAAGAAATATAAGGGGATGGAAGGGTTTATATAGAGGTGGGAATGGAAGATATCAGAGAAAATTTGATTGCGTCACTCAGTATTATTGAAGGAATAAATGTGAGTTATCTTCCACTCACCgttctctaatattttaaacattttagagatagaaggaaaaaagagaaagcaggaacaaataaaagaaacttTATCTTTATACAACTAGGTCTAGTCCAACTtcaaattaaactcatttattttcattgttgttaCCGAAGCATTTGTAATTCTAAATCTATTTATTGACCCTCCAATCCTCGCTAGTTGATATTCTCAACTTCTTTCAATACAGTATTATCCTCAAAAGATAAATTCTCTGTTAACTGTTTAAGTGCTTTTGGAGGCTTGGAGACCTAAGCAATGCAAATATCTGATgggtttatttattatattaattttttattgaaaatacaaattattttaaaatatttaagttttgaatgtatttattttgtatttattaaataaaaaattttaaaattttttattaatagtaaatttattatgtatttttacgGCACATGCATGTTAGCTAAATTTATATCTTATAATAACACTGAATATGTActctatattttaataatgatgattaaaaatcttaattttaattgaaaatttaaatatatatgttattttccaaaacattgaaaagataaaaaaaattaaaattttttatttaaaaattaggaagatgaattaaaatttttaattattttttatattttaatgttattagttattaattttaaaaggttttttttattaatagtaatCTTAATATACGTCGTATTTAGGATACATAATAGCTAAATTTtctaatgttttatattttatatggatTTACTAACTTTTTTTCAATTGTATTGTTAATAATGTGATCTCCAGAACAAGAGATTTCTCTAACATTGATAgagtatatatttattttatcattttatggTTATTAAAAGAATATAGGATCTGATTTTTCGTCTAAAATTCCCACCTGTATTTAATGTATGTATGTCTCAGTCCTTCAAAGATTGTCAATAATTATTCCTTGTATTGATTAAAACggtaaacacaataaaaaattagttaaaatagttaaaatttattttatttaatttgaacacTTAAATGATAGGATCATAAGTTTAGGAAGCTAAGGTTTCCATATTTAACATGGTGATGATACATATATAGATAGAGtttcatatatacatacaaGTAATAATTATATTCCACTGTTTAGATATATATGAatgattttgtattttgtagTGATTCTTATTATAGAAGGAGTCCAATGAGAAAGCAGGTTCTTGATGTGAATTATCCTGTCAAAGAAAAACACTAATCGAGTGCAACATTATTGATATGTCTGTCGGAGTTGAAGGGAATATCCTATGGTGGTGgcagtaataattaataattaatattatgcaAATCAAATTGAAGAGCAACACATGGAAATATATATAACTttctttaacaaaataaaaataaattaccatttgtactATAAAAGATACAGATATTGACAAATGTAtccatataagaataaaatgacAATTATAACCACAGAAAAAGATAATTTTCGTGTGTCAAAAATACCCAAACATTAATTACACAATTAGTCTGTTAAAATATTCTTAACACACAAAAACTATCATTTTTTAtgaatacaattattattttattcttctatgAATATATTTATCggcatttatattttttatgaatataaataataatttattcaacaaaataaagattaagAGATAAACGAACGGGGAAAACTAAAGGAATTGGAATTGCATTGGGTGGCCAATTAGTGCTCAATACAGACTAATGAATTGAACCACAAAAAGTCACACCAAGATCTAATGCGCCGCCTAAAGTTGTTTAGACTTTAAAGTCTACATGCTTTATGCTTTATTATTTTACTTCCTAATAACATTATTTTTGCAAACTTAATCATTAACAACGTTAATGCTTCAATTAGCAACCGCGGCACCAGCCAGCAAGTGCATCATTTGGATGAGGGTTTAATTTGGTTACAAAAGTAGTTGTATGGGTGAattgtttataataataattaatatatattaaaaattgaaaaacattatgactaataaattttataatttgtagttattaattaattgttattaatatttttaataatataaaattatttatttttttattgattaaatattgatcacattttaataaaaatgttatcttctaaactttttcttaaaaattagtCGTTAACttaattatcatatatttgtgtattgaattatatatattattttatattttaatatatattttatattaaaaaatatatttttgtatatcaaaaaaaatataatgacttttttaattaatttttttataaattgtatataaattttagtttaattttttatttattttaNNNNNNNNNNNNNNNNNNNNNNNNNNNNNNNNNNNNNNNNNNNNNNNNNNNNNNNNNNNNNNNNNNNNNNNNNNNNNNNNNNNNNNNNNNNNNNNNNNNNNNNNNNNNNNNNNNNNNNNNNNNNNNNNNNNNNNNNNNNNNNNNNNNNNNNNNNNNNNNNNNNNNNNNNNNNNNNNNNNNNNNNNNNNNNNNNNNNNNNNNNNNNNNNNNNNNNNNNNNNNNNNNNNNNAATtaatctaaataattttatttaatatttattaattattattaaaataattgtataattttaaatatgataaatatataattataaatactaTGTTCAAATAGATAACTTTAAAAATGATCAATCCTAACATTACCGCTTTCTAAATTTACCCTATTTGGATAATGTTGATGATGAGTTAATTGCTGATTGCAACTTGCAAGTGTAAGTTTTAAGAAATTGatctttttcatgttttttaatattcaagagaataaaatgtgattttttatttttaattttataagtaagactaaaattaaataaaaaaaacaataaaaataaaatcttacaTTAAATattatccattttttttttaattagagaGAATTTATTCCGGTAAGTTTCATGATTTATATAACAAAAATGATTTATATAACAAAAATGTGTATTTGTGGATACAGAAAGACTACCTGTAAGTATCATGATTCAGCAACTGGCATGTTGCATTGGGCAACACATGCATATATGCATATACCCTtctctttaattatttctaGTTGTAA belongs to Arachis duranensis cultivar V14167 chromosome 8, aradu.V14167.gnm2.J7QH, whole genome shotgun sequence and includes:
- the LOC110274803 gene encoding ENHANCER OF AG-4 protein 2-like, with the protein product MPSRYILAPPTSTQMDHSKKIQFPYWISKVLLMILTLFVRVEEAASTNDRFCISDCDTCPLICSPPPPTPLISISASYPPPPSPHSPPSPLPPLKPNYKPPLSGSTTEAQPTVISGPHDYYYPYYYFYSSCSSSLSNHHAPFFILLLFLVGYFSLVGK